The Rhinoderma darwinii isolate aRhiDar2 chromosome 11, aRhiDar2.hap1, whole genome shotgun sequence genome window below encodes:
- the LOC142663426 gene encoding oocyte zinc finger protein XlCOF8.4-like isoform X3, with protein sequence MEKGRSHMTDRILHLILEIIYLLTGEVYVPAQNPNTNNLSPIHERNNELKILDLTHKIIELLTGEVPIRCQDVAVYFSMVEWQYIEEHKHLYKDVVMEDHQTVTLTDGSSNRNSPERCLSPPYYPEEPIEDNSKIPQDHPVDEAEASPFNSEVEVDDIEIISVKIKEEDMLSDFITDCKREDLVSTQDFQEENPITFRVLGDTDFKLANRGCDQCLPDTVSDASVHEDSDVSSSRDITIPQNQTSHLSKCFKDKVNTETQQRSHLVKKPFMCSECGKGFARKVTLFEHQKIHTTESFSCSICGKRFIHKSKFIEHQRIHTGEKPFPCVYCGKGFAQKTNLIQHQRVHTGEKPFPCPECGKCFNQRSALVGHQRIHTGEKPFSCPQCGKCFTHRSNLVEHQRSHTGERPYSCSECGKCFTQKSSLDKHQRKHSKSSIFKREVLHNPIPQVLS encoded by the exons ATGGAAAAAGGCAGAAGTCACATGACTGATAGAATATTACATCTCATCCTcgagatcatctacctgctgactggagag GTGTATGTCCCTGCGCAGAATCCCAATACCAACAATTTGTCGCCGATACATGAGAGAAACAATGAGCTGAAGATCCTGGACCTCACCCACAAGATCATTGAGCTGCTGACGGGAGAG gttcctataaggtgtcaggatgtcgccGTCTATTTTTCCATGGTGGAGTGGCAGTATATAGAAGAACACAagcatctgtacaaggacgtcgtgATGGAGGACCATCAGACCGTCACATTAACCG atggatccagtaataGAAATTCACCCGAGAGATGTCTCAGTCCTCCTTATTATCCAGAGGAACCTATAGAGGATAATTCCAAAATTCCACAGGATCATCCAGTAGATGAAGCTGAAGCTTCTCCTTTCAACAGTGAAGTTGAG GTTGATGATATAGAGATAATAAGTGTGAAGATTAAGGAGGAAGATATGCTGTCAGATTTCATCACAG ATTGCAAACGGGAGGACCTGGTCTCCACCCAAGATTTTCAAGAAGAAAACCCAATCACTTTTCGTGTTCTTGGAGACACAGATTTCAAATTGGCTAACCGGGGGTGTGATCAGTGTTTACCAGATACTGTTTCAGATGCTTCAGTTCATGAAGATAGTGATGTGTCTTCTTCTAGAGATATTACTATTCCTCAAAACCAAACTTCACATCTGAGCAAATGTTTCAAAGATAAGGTCAATACGGAAACCCAACAGAGAAGCCATTTAGTTAAAAAGCCTTTTATGTGCTCCGAGTGTGGCAAAGGTTTTGCCCGTAAAGTGACTCTTTTCGAGCATCAGAAAATTCATACCACTGAGTCGTTTTCATGCAGCATCTGTGGCAAACGTTTCATACACAAGTCAAAGTTTATTGAACATCAGAGGATTCACACTGGAGAAAAGCCATTTCCATGTGTCTATTGTGGTAAAGGTTTTGCACAGAAAACAAACCTTATCCAACATCAGAGAGTCCATACAGGGGAGAAACCATTTCCATGTCCCGAATGTGGCAAATGTTTTAATCAGAGATCGGCTCTAGTTGGTCACCAAAGAATTCATACGGGGGAGAAGCCATTCTCGTGTCCTCAGTGTGGGAAATGCTTTACTCACCGATCTAACCTTGTtgaacatcagagaagtcacacaggggagaggcCATATTCCTGTtctgaatgtggaaaatgtttcacACAAAAATCAAGTTTAGATAAACACCAAAGAAAGCATTCTAAATCCAGCATCTTTAAAAGGGAAGTATTACATAACCCCATCCCGCAGGTTCTGAGTTGA
- the LOC142663426 gene encoding oocyte zinc finger protein XlCOF8.4-like isoform X4, whose product MEKGRSHMTDRILHLILEIIYLLTGENPNTNNLSPIHERNNELKILDLTHKIIELLTGEVPIRCQDVAVYFSMVEWQYIEEHKHLYKDVVMEDHQTVTLTDGSSNRNSPERCLSPPYYPEEPIEDNSKIPQDHPVDEAEASPFNSEVEVDDIEIISVKIKEEDMLSDFITDCKREDLVSTQDFQEENPITFRVLGDTDFKLANRGCDQCLPDTVSDASVHEDSDVSSSRDITIPQNQTSHLSKCFKDKVNTETQQRSHLVKKPFMCSECGKGFARKVTLFEHQKIHTTESFSCSICGKRFIHKSKFIEHQRIHTGEKPFPCVYCGKGFAQKTNLIQHQRVHTGEKPFPCPECGKCFNQRSALVGHQRIHTGEKPFSCPQCGKCFTHRSNLVEHQRSHTGERPYSCSECGKCFTQKSSLDKHQRKHSKSSIFKREVLHNPIPQVLS is encoded by the exons ATGGAAAAAGGCAGAAGTCACATGACTGATAGAATATTACATCTCATCCTcgagatcatctacctgctgactggagag AATCCCAATACCAACAATTTGTCGCCGATACATGAGAGAAACAATGAGCTGAAGATCCTGGACCTCACCCACAAGATCATTGAGCTGCTGACGGGAGAG gttcctataaggtgtcaggatgtcgccGTCTATTTTTCCATGGTGGAGTGGCAGTATATAGAAGAACACAagcatctgtacaaggacgtcgtgATGGAGGACCATCAGACCGTCACATTAACCG atggatccagtaataGAAATTCACCCGAGAGATGTCTCAGTCCTCCTTATTATCCAGAGGAACCTATAGAGGATAATTCCAAAATTCCACAGGATCATCCAGTAGATGAAGCTGAAGCTTCTCCTTTCAACAGTGAAGTTGAG GTTGATGATATAGAGATAATAAGTGTGAAGATTAAGGAGGAAGATATGCTGTCAGATTTCATCACAG ATTGCAAACGGGAGGACCTGGTCTCCACCCAAGATTTTCAAGAAGAAAACCCAATCACTTTTCGTGTTCTTGGAGACACAGATTTCAAATTGGCTAACCGGGGGTGTGATCAGTGTTTACCAGATACTGTTTCAGATGCTTCAGTTCATGAAGATAGTGATGTGTCTTCTTCTAGAGATATTACTATTCCTCAAAACCAAACTTCACATCTGAGCAAATGTTTCAAAGATAAGGTCAATACGGAAACCCAACAGAGAAGCCATTTAGTTAAAAAGCCTTTTATGTGCTCCGAGTGTGGCAAAGGTTTTGCCCGTAAAGTGACTCTTTTCGAGCATCAGAAAATTCATACCACTGAGTCGTTTTCATGCAGCATCTGTGGCAAACGTTTCATACACAAGTCAAAGTTTATTGAACATCAGAGGATTCACACTGGAGAAAAGCCATTTCCATGTGTCTATTGTGGTAAAGGTTTTGCACAGAAAACAAACCTTATCCAACATCAGAGAGTCCATACAGGGGAGAAACCATTTCCATGTCCCGAATGTGGCAAATGTTTTAATCAGAGATCGGCTCTAGTTGGTCACCAAAGAATTCATACGGGGGAGAAGCCATTCTCGTGTCCTCAGTGTGGGAAATGCTTTACTCACCGATCTAACCTTGTtgaacatcagagaagtcacacaggggagaggcCATATTCCTGTtctgaatgtggaaaatgtttcacACAAAAATCAAGTTTAGATAAACACCAAAGAAAGCATTCTAAATCCAGCATCTTTAAAAGGGAAGTATTACATAACCCCATCCCGCAGGTTCTGAGTTGA